The Lysobacter panacisoli genome includes a window with the following:
- a CDS encoding DUF1501 domain-containing protein: MTRSHREDRRNFLRRVQAIVAGGAAYALMPQLELVGRAMAAEPLPGNDYRALVCIFLFGGSDSFNMLVPYDSGEHQTYLTSRGGVYDATTNPFGLGYSLDQLVPVTDTQGKTWGLNPGCAAMKPLFDAGELAFLANIGPLVEPLTKDDVTRRLKRLPPYLYSHNDQQKLWMRGHTNRNGTTGWGGLLADRMEASNTGALSALPPSISIAGSNLFQFGQTTLPFAMSSGGPAAINRFRNDGSNADRIRAESLRALVEASYQPILQDQYAVIGDSAINLNDSLRVALNPANGGDIVTQFPAGGLASQLRMVARMIKASRTASIGHRRQIYYCSLGGFDTHQNQMAANGHAALLKQLADSLAAFRAALAEIGALNDTTAFTMSDFGRTLNSNGNGTDHGWGGVQLVMGGAAANGGALRGGQVWGSYPLLELDGAQAVGRGRMVPTISVNQMGATLAQWFGLPAGEVGAIFPGIENFAQPRLGFLG; this comes from the coding sequence ATGACCCGTTCCCATCGCGAAGACCGCCGCAACTTCCTGCGCCGCGTGCAGGCCATCGTCGCAGGCGGCGCGGCCTACGCATTGATGCCGCAGCTCGAACTGGTCGGCCGTGCAATGGCCGCCGAACCGCTGCCCGGCAACGACTATCGCGCGCTGGTGTGCATCTTCCTGTTCGGCGGCAGCGACTCGTTCAACATGCTGGTGCCGTACGACAGTGGCGAGCACCAGACCTACCTCACCAGCCGCGGTGGCGTGTACGACGCGACGACCAACCCGTTCGGCCTGGGCTATTCGCTCGACCAGCTGGTGCCCGTCACCGACACGCAGGGCAAGACATGGGGTCTGAATCCCGGTTGCGCGGCGATGAAACCGCTGTTCGATGCGGGCGAACTCGCGTTCCTCGCCAACATCGGCCCACTCGTCGAACCCTTGACCAAGGACGACGTGACGCGCCGGCTCAAGCGCCTGCCGCCGTACCTGTACTCGCACAACGACCAGCAGAAGCTGTGGATGCGCGGCCACACCAATCGCAACGGCACGACCGGCTGGGGCGGCCTGCTCGCGGATCGGATGGAGGCTTCGAACACCGGCGCGCTGAGCGCGTTGCCGCCGTCGATCTCCATCGCCGGCAGCAACCTGTTCCAGTTCGGGCAGACGACGTTGCCGTTCGCGATGTCGTCCGGCGGTCCGGCGGCGATCAACCGCTTCCGCAACGATGGCAGCAACGCCGACCGCATCCGCGCCGAATCGCTGCGTGCGCTGGTCGAGGCGTCGTACCAGCCGATCCTGCAGGACCAGTACGCGGTGATCGGCGACAGCGCGATCAACCTCAACGATTCGCTGCGCGTGGCGCTGAATCCCGCCAACGGCGGCGACATCGTCACGCAGTTCCCGGCTGGCGGCCTGGCGTCGCAGCTGCGCATGGTGGCGCGGATGATCAAGGCCAGCCGCACCGCGTCCATCGGGCATCGCCGGCAGATCTACTACTGCAGCCTCGGCGGCTTCGACACGCACCAGAACCAGATGGCGGCGAACGGACATGCCGCGCTGCTCAAGCAGCTCGCCGATTCGCTCGCGGCATTCCGCGCGGCGCTGGCGGAGATCGGCGCACTCAACGACACCACCGCGTTCACCATGAGCGACTTCGGTCGCACGCTCAACAGCAACGGCAACGGCACCGACCACGGCTGGGGCGGCGTGCAGCTGGTGATGGGCGGTGCAGCGGCGAACGGCGGTGCGCTGCGTGGAGGACAGGTGTGGGGCAGCTATCCGCTGCTCGAACTCGACGGCGCGCAGGCAGTGGGACGCGGACGCATGGTGCCGACGATCTCGGTCAACCAGATGGGCGCGACGCTCGCGCAGTGGTTCGGGTTGCCGGCAGGCGAGGTGGGCGCGATCTTCCCGGGTATCGAGAACTTCGCGCAGCCGAGGCTGGGGTTCCTGGGGTAA